A region from the Schistocerca gregaria isolate iqSchGreg1 unplaced genomic scaffold, iqSchGreg1.2 ptg001340l, whole genome shotgun sequence genome encodes:
- the LOC126330722 gene encoding uncharacterized protein LOC126330722, which yields MAAEENPRTRAPPEEHAKADAASQQGRSVGGQGTGPSSDPARRLKHRGANAAQARASCTAGQHEANQRREQTTPALNARTYRHPYGTHLAQARHVSADPLPDQARHAPILRANPYPEVTDPICRLPLPTLFYRLEALHLGDLLRIWVRTGATPPRGPLPDLRSEGKIGTPPQLRCSSRSKPYLPARGFQGTRTLMQKRKLFPDLPTASPGPFGLPRRASLKEGPDLYRFRCRVPE from the coding sequence atggcggccgaagagaatccgcgcacccgcgcgcccccggaggagcacgctaaggcggacgcggcctcgcagcaaggaagatccgtgggaggccaaggcacgggaccgagctcggatcctgcacgcaggttgaagcaccggggcgcgaacgccgcgcaggcgcgcgcatcctgcaccgccggccagcacgaggccaaccaacggcgagagcagaccacgcccgcgctaaacgcccgcacttaccggcacccctacggcactcacctcgcccaggcccggcacgttagcgctgacccacttcccgaccaagcccgacacgccccgatcctcagagccaatccttatcccgaagttacggatccaatttgccgacttcccttacctacattattctatcgactagaggctcttcaccttggagacctgctgcggatatgggtacgaaccggcgcgacacctccacgtggacCTCTCCCGGATttaaggtccgaggggaagatcgggacaccgccgcaactgcggtgctcttcgcgttccaaaccctatctccctgctagaggattccagggaactcgaacgctcatgcagaaaagaaaactcttccccgatctcccgacggcgtctccgggtccttttgggttaccccgacgagcatctct